Proteins encoded in a region of the Spiribacter sp. 1M189 genome:
- the rimM gene encoding ribosome maturation factor RimM (Essential for efficient processing of 16S rRNA) codes for MSGEPAGDADSRIVLGEIVGAHGIRGELKLHSWTRPRENILDYPVWILEKAGSTGEYELAGGRHQGKGLVARLAGVEDRDAAAALQGSRISVPRSALPDKAPGEYYWAELEGLAVETLTGQSLGKVTGLIETGANDVLVVEGERERLIPYAPGVYIQSVDLTSGRIVVDWDPEF; via the coding sequence GTGAGCGGCGAACCGGCGGGTGACGCCGACAGCCGCATCGTGCTCGGGGAGATCGTGGGCGCCCACGGCATTCGTGGCGAATTAAAGCTGCATTCCTGGACGCGTCCTAGAGAGAACATACTGGACTATCCGGTCTGGATTCTCGAAAAGGCCGGCTCGACTGGTGAGTATGAGCTCGCCGGCGGGCGGCACCAGGGCAAGGGCCTCGTAGCCCGCCTGGCAGGGGTGGAAGACCGTGACGCCGCCGCGGCGCTGCAAGGCAGCCGGATTAGTGTGCCGCGCAGTGCGCTCCCGGATAAAGCGCCCGGAGAGTATTACTGGGCGGAGCTCGAGGGCCTGGCCGTGGAGACGCTGACTGGCCAGTCGCTGGGAAAAGTCACGGGGCTTATCGAGACCGGAGCGAATGATGTGCTGGTCGTGGAAGGGGAGCGTGAGCGGCTCATCCCCTACGCGCCGGGCGTCTACATACAATCGGTGGATCTGACCAGTGGACGGATCGTGGTCGACTGGGATCCGGAGTTCTGA